The following proteins are co-located in the Streptomyces sp. NBC_00435 genome:
- a CDS encoding alkaline phosphatase family protein — MPVRPSTTRPTAKARHRVHRSALFAGLGALGLLGAFTIANSEAAVGGSTALANAAALPAYDHVVVVVYENKQYGEVIGSANAPYVNQLAGGGASLTGMKALTHPSQPNYFNLFSGGTQGITGDSCYTPQSMTAANLGQELIAAGKTFATYNEDLPAEGSTACTNGQYAQKHNPWFAFKNVPLNTGKTWAQFPQGNFAALANLSFVVPNQCNDMHSCSVATGDTWTRNNLDAYAQWAKANNSLLVLTWDEDNYLGSNQIATVFYGAKVKTGTYATAFNHHHLLRTFEDLFGTATHAGNAANVQPISEVFGGSTDPTPTPTPTPTPTPTPTPTPTPTPTPTQTPGELKLVNPGPQSCKFNQSCTIQLTTTGAKPPVRYTATGLPWGLTLDTNTGRITGKPWATGTIQITATATDTTNTTATTTFPLTLNWF, encoded by the coding sequence ATGCCCGTCCGTCCCTCGACAACCAGGCCGACGGCGAAGGCGAGACACCGGGTCCACCGGTCCGCACTCTTCGCCGGACTCGGCGCACTCGGTCTACTGGGCGCCTTCACCATCGCCAACTCCGAGGCCGCAGTGGGTGGTTCCACCGCCCTCGCGAACGCGGCCGCACTGCCGGCGTACGACCACGTGGTCGTCGTCGTGTACGAGAACAAGCAGTACGGCGAGGTCATCGGCAGCGCCAACGCCCCGTACGTCAACCAGCTCGCGGGCGGCGGCGCGAGCCTGACCGGGATGAAGGCGCTCACCCACCCCAGCCAGCCGAACTACTTCAACCTCTTCTCCGGCGGCACCCAAGGCATTACCGGGGACAGTTGCTACACCCCGCAGTCGATGACGGCGGCCAACCTCGGCCAGGAACTGATCGCGGCCGGGAAGACCTTCGCCACGTACAACGAGGACCTGCCCGCCGAGGGTTCCACGGCCTGCACCAACGGCCAGTACGCGCAGAAGCACAACCCGTGGTTCGCCTTCAAGAACGTGCCGCTGAACACCGGGAAGACCTGGGCCCAGTTCCCGCAGGGCAATTTCGCCGCGCTGGCGAACCTGTCGTTCGTGGTGCCCAACCAGTGCAACGACATGCACTCCTGCTCGGTCGCCACGGGTGACACCTGGACGCGGAACAACCTCGACGCCTACGCCCAGTGGGCCAAGGCCAACAACAGTCTCCTGGTGCTGACCTGGGACGAGGACAACTACCTCGGCTCGAACCAGATCGCCACCGTCTTCTACGGGGCGAAGGTCAAGACGGGCACCTACGCCACGGCCTTCAACCACCACCACCTGCTGCGCACCTTCGAGGACCTGTTCGGTACGGCGACACACGCGGGGAACGCGGCCAACGTCCAGCCGATCAGCGAGGTGTTCGGCGGCTCCACGGATCCCACCCCGACCCCGACCCCCACGCCGACCCCCACGCCGACTCCCACCCCGACACCCACACCCACGCCGACACCCACCCAGACTCCAGGTGAGCTGAAGCTGGTCAACCCCGGCCCCCAGAGCTGCAAGTTCAACCAGAGCTGCACCATCCAGCTCACCACCACCGGCGCGAAGCCCCCCGTCCGCTACACCGCCACCGGACTCCCCTGGGGCCTGACCCTCGACACCAACACCGGACGCATCACCGGCAAACCCTGGGCCACCGGAACCATCCAGATCACCGCCACCGCCACCGACACCACCAACACCACCGCGACCACCACCTTCCCCCTCACCCTCAACTGGTTCTGA